A part of Streptomyces sp. NBC_01497 genomic DNA contains:
- a CDS encoding carbohydrate ABC transporter permease, with amino-acid sequence MSSLPAPFTLSDHERQLRERRRGRRRESATAWGFVLPSVLVILGLSVVPVIWSLLLSFQADDLVTPSRWVGFDNYRALTEDPHFSQAVGNTLLYTVLYVPLSMVLGLALALVLNRRIRLVGLYRTLIFVPFIISETAQGVLFSFILDPQFGAANSVLHKLGLHSQGFLSDPGQALPVLVVISLWSGTGFCVMIYLAALQDVPQPLIEAAKLDGAGRWHLLRHVVLPTLTPVSVFLVMWQTLNALQVFDLVYVTTKGGPLGSTTLIVYFIWQQAFQNFTAGYGASAAYILALALLVFGGAMRLARRRTSAEGAAR; translated from the coding sequence ATGTCATCCCTGCCCGCTCCGTTCACGCTGTCGGACCACGAGCGACAACTGCGCGAAAGGCGCCGCGGACGCCGACGCGAGTCCGCGACCGCCTGGGGCTTCGTCCTCCCTTCCGTCCTCGTCATCCTCGGCCTCAGCGTGGTCCCCGTCATCTGGTCGCTGCTGCTGTCCTTCCAGGCCGACGACCTGGTGACACCGAGCCGCTGGGTCGGGTTCGACAACTACCGCGCGCTGACGGAGGATCCGCACTTCAGCCAGGCCGTCGGCAACACCCTGCTGTACACGGTGCTGTACGTCCCGCTGAGCATGGTTCTCGGCCTGGCGCTGGCACTGGTGCTGAACCGGCGCATCCGGCTGGTGGGGCTGTACCGCACGCTCATCTTCGTACCGTTCATCATCTCGGAGACGGCCCAGGGCGTGCTGTTCTCCTTCATCCTGGACCCCCAGTTCGGCGCGGCCAACTCCGTGCTGCACAAGCTCGGTCTGCACTCCCAGGGTTTCCTCTCGGACCCGGGGCAGGCGCTGCCCGTCTTGGTGGTGATCTCGCTGTGGAGCGGCACCGGGTTCTGCGTGATGATCTACCTGGCCGCGCTCCAGGACGTGCCGCAGCCTCTGATCGAGGCGGCCAAGCTGGACGGTGCCGGCCGGTGGCACCTGCTGCGCCACGTCGTGCTGCCGACACTCACACCGGTCAGTGTGTTCCTGGTGATGTGGCAGACGCTCAACGCCCTCCAGGTGTTCGACCTGGTCTATGTCACCACCAAGGGCGGACCGTTGGGCTCCACGACGCTCATCGTGTACTTCATCTGGCAACAGGCGTTCCAGAACTTCACGGCCGGATACGGGGCGTCGGCCGCCTACATCCTCGCCCTGGCCCTGCTGGTGTTCGGGGGAGCCATGCGGCTGGCCCGGCGTCGTACGTCCGCCGAGGGAGCAGCACGATGA
- a CDS encoding ABC transporter substrate-binding protein: MVAGRHDSAPFPRRSVLRAGAGVAVATALSGCAGGADDGVGPDGRVTINMWHGQTDVGLKAIKNLVGRFTRDHPHISVDLGGGVLADSMLQKVTAALASGSYPDIAYIFGSDLAGVARSPKVVDLSETVRSGPDPWTDYWGPARAAVTINGHVRASPAVLDALAVVCNKKLFREAGLPLPEKGWTWEEFEDTARRLTNAGRGTFGTGWPGVGDEDTVWRLWPMVWDLGGDIIASDGRSIGFADAGVRALGTVEALARARSVYIDPKPGSEQMYQVFTSGRMGMVVTGPWQLPDIREAKIDYAVVPLPSYSRRPMTISGPDTWTVFDNGSARVRASRTFVSWLAQPDQDVVWDVEAGSLPLSRRSEDEPAWRAHAARTSGLDVFTEALGSARVRSNHPAYAQVSTALGQAIVSVLLGRSSPVQAMRRCAAEARAALVIPR; the protein is encoded by the coding sequence GTGGTTGCTGGCCGGCACGATTCCGCCCCTTTCCCGCGCCGGAGTGTGCTGCGCGCCGGCGCGGGCGTGGCCGTGGCCACGGCCCTGTCCGGATGCGCCGGGGGAGCCGACGACGGTGTGGGGCCTGACGGGCGCGTCACCATCAACATGTGGCACGGCCAGACCGACGTCGGTCTCAAGGCCATCAAGAACCTGGTGGGGCGGTTCACCCGCGACCACCCGCACATCTCCGTCGACCTCGGCGGGGGAGTGCTGGCCGACTCGATGCTCCAGAAGGTCACCGCCGCGCTGGCCTCCGGCTCCTACCCCGACATCGCGTACATCTTCGGGTCCGACCTCGCCGGCGTCGCGCGGAGTCCGAAGGTGGTCGACCTGAGTGAGACGGTGCGCTCGGGCCCCGACCCGTGGACCGACTACTGGGGGCCGGCGAGGGCGGCCGTCACGATCAACGGGCACGTCAGGGCCTCGCCCGCGGTCCTCGACGCGCTGGCCGTGGTGTGCAACAAGAAGCTGTTCCGTGAGGCGGGCCTGCCCCTGCCGGAGAAGGGCTGGACCTGGGAGGAGTTCGAGGACACCGCCCGCCGCCTCACCAACGCGGGGCGCGGCACCTTCGGCACGGGCTGGCCGGGTGTGGGGGACGAGGACACTGTGTGGCGGCTGTGGCCGATGGTATGGGACCTGGGCGGTGACATCATCGCCTCGGACGGCCGCAGTATCGGCTTCGCGGACGCCGGGGTACGCGCCCTCGGAACGGTGGAGGCGCTCGCTCGCGCCCGGAGCGTCTACATCGACCCCAAACCCGGCAGCGAGCAGATGTACCAGGTGTTCACCTCCGGGCGGATGGGCATGGTCGTGACCGGCCCCTGGCAGCTCCCCGACATCCGCGAGGCGAAGATCGACTACGCGGTGGTGCCGCTGCCGAGCTACAGCCGCCGGCCCATGACGATCTCCGGCCCCGACACCTGGACGGTCTTCGACAACGGAAGCGCCCGGGTGCGTGCCTCACGGACCTTCGTCTCCTGGCTGGCCCAGCCCGACCAGGACGTCGTCTGGGATGTCGAAGCGGGCAGCCTGCCGCTCAGCCGGCGCAGCGAGGACGAGCCCGCCTGGCGTGCGCACGCGGCACGGACCAGCGGGCTCGACGTGTTCACCGAGGCGCTCGGCTCGGCACGTGTCCGCTCCAACCACCCCGCCTACGCCCAGGTGTCGACGGCACTCGGCCAGGCCATCGTGTCCGTCCTGCTCGGCAGGAGCAGCCCGGTGCAGGCGATGCGCCGCTGCGCCGCCGAGGCCAGGGCCGCCCTCGTCATACCGCGTTGA
- a CDS encoding DeoR/GlpR family DNA-binding transcription regulator: MLRTERHARILEHVFAKGSAGVEELCRLLDVSGATVRRDLQQLDAQNLLRRTHGGAAVGNIGLEAPLKYRSERRKPEKMAIARAAAALVPAGAVVGMTGGSTATEIARLLAERGPVTIVTNAVNIAAELILHRDVTLVVIGGTARSESFELVGPTAEKALAEYHTDMTFLGVDGISAAHGCTTHDQLEAATDRAFTNSSSRTVVVADSSKIGKVTLAKICPLSAVAHLVTDRDASKEERDRIAAAGVPVITA; encoded by the coding sequence ATGCTGAGAACTGAGCGCCATGCGCGCATCCTTGAGCATGTCTTCGCGAAGGGCAGCGCGGGCGTCGAGGAGTTGTGCCGGCTGCTGGACGTCTCGGGGGCCACCGTTCGGCGCGATCTGCAGCAGTTGGACGCGCAGAACCTCCTGCGGCGGACCCACGGCGGGGCGGCCGTCGGGAACATCGGCCTCGAAGCCCCGCTCAAGTACCGCAGCGAGCGGCGGAAGCCGGAGAAGATGGCGATCGCCCGCGCCGCCGCCGCCCTGGTGCCGGCCGGCGCGGTCGTCGGCATGACGGGCGGCTCCACCGCGACGGAGATCGCCCGCCTGCTGGCCGAGCGCGGCCCCGTCACGATCGTCACCAACGCGGTCAACATCGCCGCGGAACTCATCCTGCACAGGGACGTCACCCTCGTCGTCATCGGGGGCACCGCACGCAGTGAGAGTTTCGAACTCGTGGGCCCCACGGCGGAGAAGGCGCTCGCCGAATACCACACCGACATGACGTTCCTCGGTGTGGACGGGATCAGCGCGGCCCATGGCTGCACCACGCACGACCAGTTGGAGGCCGCGACCGACCGGGCCTTCACCAACAGCAGCAGTCGCACCGTCGTCGTGGCGGACAGCTCGAAGATAGGAAAGGTGACCCTCGCGAAGATCTGCCCACTGTCCGCTGTCGCGCACCTCGTCACGGATCGCGACGCCTCGAAGGAGGAACGGGACCGCATCGCCGCAGCGGGCGTCCCCGTGATCACCGCCTGA
- a CDS encoding ABC transporter permease yields MNETRASLVRRLAETPEVGVAIACVVVFVALTVDKSAFAGAVNLRGMGFDLAQYGLIAIGESLVILTGGIDLSVGALLGTSVILMSWFNVRAGLPPILAILVTLAIAGGVGLMHGLAVTRLRMAPFVVTLVTYTVAQGVTLAITSGASITGIGGLFGDIGQTYVAQIPLPPLLFVAVAVAAWFFLERTYAGRQVYAVGGNPEAARLAGIRGNRRIVSMYVTSSLLSAFAGIMVLGRMSVGSASGVGVGWELSAIAAAVIGGVSLVGGQGRILGIVAGTVLLELINNGLTTLQANTNYTNIVLGCVLGLAITADRLRARSIARRG; encoded by the coding sequence GTGAACGAGACGCGTGCGTCGCTCGTACGCCGGCTCGCCGAGACGCCCGAGGTCGGGGTGGCCATCGCGTGCGTGGTCGTCTTCGTGGCTCTCACGGTGGACAAGTCGGCATTCGCCGGGGCAGTCAACCTCCGGGGCATGGGGTTCGACCTCGCGCAGTACGGGCTCATCGCCATCGGCGAGTCCCTGGTGATCCTGACCGGCGGCATCGACCTCTCGGTCGGGGCACTGCTGGGCACCAGCGTCATCCTGATGTCCTGGTTCAACGTCCGAGCGGGCCTGCCGCCGATCCTCGCCATCCTCGTCACCCTGGCGATCGCGGGGGGCGTCGGACTGATGCACGGGCTGGCCGTGACCCGGCTGCGGATGGCGCCGTTCGTCGTCACCCTGGTCACCTACACGGTGGCGCAGGGCGTCACCCTGGCGATCACCTCCGGCGCGTCCATCACCGGCATCGGCGGCCTGTTCGGCGACATCGGGCAGACGTACGTCGCCCAGATACCCCTGCCGCCCCTGCTGTTCGTGGCGGTCGCGGTGGCGGCCTGGTTCTTCCTGGAGCGTACCTACGCCGGCCGGCAGGTCTACGCGGTCGGCGGCAACCCCGAGGCGGCCCGGCTCGCCGGGATCCGGGGCAACCGCCGCATCGTGTCGATGTACGTGACCAGTTCACTGCTCTCGGCGTTCGCCGGGATCATGGTGCTCGGACGGATGAGTGTCGGTTCCGCCAGCGGAGTGGGGGTCGGCTGGGAGCTGTCGGCGATCGCGGCGGCCGTCATCGGCGGGGTCAGCCTCGTCGGCGGGCAGGGCCGCATCCTGGGCATCGTGGCGGGCACCGTCCTGCTCGAACTCATCAACAACGGCCTGACGACACTGCAGGCAAATACCAACTACACCAATATCGTGCTGGGTTGTGTCCTGGGCCTGGCCATCACCGCGGACCGCCTCCGCGCACGGAGCATCGCCAGGCGCGGCTGA
- a CDS encoding isocitrate lyase/PEP mutase family protein: protein MRYGSTLRDQVRSPGTTPLIGIYDMYSASLAAQHYDGFFVSGFGFAASHYGLPDIGFIAWPDMAAFVERLRLAFPEHHLLVDIDDGYVDPEVACHMVQRLERIGASGVILEDQKRPRRCGHADGKLVLPLDEYLEKLNLVLASRQDMVVVARTDATEEDEILRRAQALAETDADVILVDGVRSVEWIRRIRKVIGDKPLLFNQIAGGKSPRLSLSELTDLECQVAIYSTPCLFAAHTAIDTALGELKKADGRLPEFSVPGSVGVRTATELLEKNISRHHVAEPQLASS, encoded by the coding sequence ATGCGTTACGGAAGTACGCTGCGAGACCAGGTCCGTTCGCCTGGAACGACTCCGCTCATCGGCATCTACGACATGTACTCGGCGTCGCTCGCCGCCCAGCACTACGACGGTTTCTTCGTGTCCGGGTTCGGGTTCGCCGCGTCCCACTACGGCCTCCCGGACATCGGCTTCATCGCCTGGCCGGACATGGCCGCGTTCGTGGAACGGCTCCGTCTGGCCTTCCCCGAGCACCACTTGCTCGTCGACATCGACGACGGCTACGTGGACCCCGAGGTCGCGTGCCACATGGTGCAGAGACTGGAGCGGATCGGGGCGTCCGGAGTCATCCTGGAGGACCAGAAGCGCCCCCGTCGGTGCGGCCACGCGGACGGCAAGCTCGTCCTGCCGCTCGACGAGTACCTGGAGAAACTGAACCTCGTACTGGCGAGCAGGCAGGACATGGTGGTGGTGGCACGCACCGATGCCACCGAGGAGGACGAGATCCTGCGCAGGGCGCAGGCCCTCGCGGAGACCGACGCGGACGTGATCCTCGTGGACGGCGTGCGCAGCGTCGAGTGGATTCGCCGTATCCGCAAGGTGATCGGTGACAAGCCGCTCCTGTTCAACCAGATCGCGGGCGGGAAGTCCCCCCGGCTTTCCCTGTCCGAACTGACCGACCTGGAATGCCAGGTGGCCATCTACAGCACACCGTGCCTCTTCGCCGCGCACACCGCCATCGACACGGCACTCGGCGAACTCAAGAAGGCCGACGGCCGGCTTCCCGAGTTCTCGGTGCCGGGATCGGTGGGCGTGCGCACCGCGACGGAGTTGCTGGAGAAGAACATCAGCCGGCATCACGTGGCCGAGCCGCAACTCGCCTCCTCCTGA
- a CDS encoding TetR/AcrR family transcriptional regulator has product MSVQERKQRERADRERLIVATARELAEQRGWDAVTTRRLAERIEYSQPVLYSHFRGKREIIGAVALQGAAELAAAVRASASGTDAPRERVTALARAYLDFAARNPAAYDALFQLDGGLAFAREDTPEPLKDAFAALLESLGEVAGDGVHPGLFTEVFWAALHGLATLTRAGRLLPEDAAQRVELLVDRLAVV; this is encoded by the coding sequence ATGTCGGTACAGGAACGCAAGCAGCGCGAACGGGCGGATCGCGAACGCCTCATCGTGGCGACAGCCCGCGAACTCGCCGAGCAGCGTGGCTGGGACGCGGTCACCACCCGCCGGCTCGCCGAGCGCATCGAATACAGCCAGCCCGTCCTCTACAGTCACTTCCGCGGCAAGCGCGAGATCATCGGCGCTGTCGCCCTCCAGGGCGCAGCGGAGCTGGCCGCGGCGGTGCGGGCCTCGGCCTCCGGCACGGACGCCCCACGCGAACGGGTCACCGCTCTCGCGCGCGCCTACCTCGACTTCGCCGCCCGCAACCCGGCGGCCTACGACGCCTTGTTCCAGCTCGACGGCGGCCTGGCGTTCGCGCGGGAGGACACGCCGGAGCCTCTCAAGGACGCCTTCGCCGCGCTGCTGGAGAGCCTGGGCGAGGTCGCCGGGGACGGCGTCCACCCCGGGCTGTTCACCGAGGTGTTCTGGGCGGCCCTGCACGGACTGGCCACCCTGACGCGAGCGGGACGGCTGCTCCCGGAGGACGCCGCACAGAGGGTGGAGCTGCTCGTGGACCGGCTCGCCGTGGTCTGA
- a CDS encoding DUF1772 domain-containing protein, translating to MFNALEVVTTVIVGVMVGVEFSVAFVINPILNALPEDSGQLGHAHGGRMLGAVMPVWYIGSLVLVAIWAIAGWHHGTGLVVTAGALLALTVVMSLLLLVPINNRNKTWTPDNRPADWKEQMTRWDRFHYVRVAALIAAFTLLVAALT from the coding sequence ATGTTCAACGCACTCGAGGTCGTCACCACCGTGATCGTCGGCGTGATGGTGGGGGTGGAGTTCTCCGTCGCCTTCGTCATCAACCCGATCCTCAACGCGCTCCCCGAGGACAGCGGCCAACTCGGCCACGCCCACGGGGGCCGGATGCTCGGCGCCGTGATGCCGGTCTGGTACATCGGCTCGCTCGTCCTCGTCGCCATCTGGGCCATCGCCGGATGGCACCACGGCACCGGCCTGGTCGTCACCGCCGGCGCGCTGCTGGCCCTGACCGTGGTCATGTCGCTCCTGCTGCTCGTCCCGATCAACAACCGGAACAAGACGTGGACCCCGGACAACCGGCCCGCCGACTGGAAGGAGCAGATGACCCGATGGGACCGCTTCCACTACGTCCGCGTCGCCGCCCTCATCGCCGCCTTCACCCTGCTCGTCGCCGCCCTCACCTGA
- a CDS encoding DUF4267 domain-containing protein, protein MSLKKTNTVLAAAFILFILWFGAEFILSPETTAPGFGLPSWPSGDGDGFLITKGIRDVVLALVLGILLVTGHRRALGWALLVEALAAYGDMTTVLAHHGSVATALGVHCLTATLMVVNGLLIMRETRKVAAAPAAPAPQPA, encoded by the coding sequence ATGTCGCTGAAGAAGACCAACACCGTCCTGGCCGCCGCCTTCATCCTCTTCATCCTCTGGTTCGGGGCGGAGTTCATCCTGAGCCCGGAGACGACGGCGCCGGGCTTCGGCCTGCCGAGCTGGCCGTCCGGCGACGGCGACGGCTTCCTGATCACCAAGGGAATCCGCGACGTCGTCCTGGCCCTGGTCCTGGGCATCCTGCTGGTGACGGGGCACCGCCGGGCCCTGGGCTGGGCGCTGCTGGTGGAGGCCCTCGCCGCGTACGGCGACATGACCACCGTGCTGGCCCACCACGGCTCCGTGGCCACAGCGCTCGGTGTCCACTGCCTGACCGCGACGCTGATGGTGGTCAACGGCCTGCTGATAATGCGCGAGACCCGCAAGGTCGCGGCCGCTCCGGCGGCGCCCGCCCCGCAACCCGCCTGA
- a CDS encoding DUF4265 domain-containing protein translates to MSDRQDGWREQLWTRQLTADRFEVACLPFFTYGICYRDVVTIDSNHLVASVVQKSGHRTLRVALVAEHQDRDQLHELLHDKVATAGLAHEWLQGTYLSVDLSPGTDPAALVEVLEAPARASALHWEIDS, encoded by the coding sequence ATGTCGGACCGACAGGACGGCTGGCGCGAGCAGTTGTGGACCCGCCAGCTCACCGCTGACAGGTTCGAGGTGGCCTGTCTGCCCTTCTTCACCTACGGAATCTGCTACCGCGACGTAGTGACCATCGACAGCAACCACCTGGTCGCCTCGGTGGTACAGAAGTCCGGCCACCGGACCCTTCGCGTCGCCCTCGTCGCGGAGCATCAAGACCGGGATCAGCTGCACGAGCTCCTGCACGACAAGGTCGCAACTGCTGGCCTGGCACACGAGTGGCTTCAGGGCACCTACCTCTCGGTGGACCTGTCACCCGGCACCGACCCGGCAGCCCTTGTGGAGGTCCTGGAAGCACCCGCCCGAGCCAGTGCTCTCCACTGGGAGATCGACTCCTGA
- a CDS encoding DUF427 domain-containing protein, with protein MGLAWQQGPLAGRPVGRFLTPDPLPERLLFAEPLRRRMRVRFGDRWIADSEDVLVLHEPGRYPVAYFPLADVREGSLEEAGRTTAHRELGATAWYTVRGGGREAVRAAWRHAEPPSWADEFEGRVAFAWRAVDSFYEEDERVHGHAADSYHRIDIRDTSRELVVADGDRVVARSRHPVVLYESGFAPRWYVPREDIDGNALIPVDGKTFCPYKGVADYYAIGGTAGAAWSCRDAHAEVGRVSSMVSFEPDKVAVSLDGRRLEPAPGQRVISHGADRGLDVHEAREPST; from the coding sequence ATGGGTCTGGCATGGCAGCAGGGTCCTCTTGCGGGGCGGCCGGTCGGCAGGTTCCTGACTCCCGATCCCCTGCCGGAGAGGCTGCTCTTCGCGGAGCCCCTGCGCCGGCGCATGCGCGTGAGGTTCGGGGACCGCTGGATCGCCGACAGTGAGGACGTACTCGTCCTGCACGAGCCGGGCAGATACCCGGTGGCCTACTTCCCACTCGCCGATGTGCGGGAGGGTTCGCTGGAGGAAGCGGGCCGCACCACCGCGCATCGCGAGCTGGGTGCGACCGCCTGGTACACGGTGCGCGGCGGCGGGCGCGAGGCGGTCCGCGCGGCCTGGCGCCATGCTGAACCGCCGTCCTGGGCGGACGAGTTCGAGGGGCGCGTGGCATTCGCCTGGCGCGCCGTGGACTCCTTCTACGAGGAGGACGAACGCGTCCATGGACACGCGGCGGACTCCTACCACCGCATCGATATCCGCGACACGTCGCGTGAACTGGTGGTGGCGGACGGGGACCGCGTGGTGGCACGGTCCCGGCATCCCGTCGTGCTGTACGAGTCCGGCTTCGCACCGCGCTGGTACGTGCCGCGCGAGGACATCGACGGGAACGCCCTCATCCCGGTCGACGGTAAGACGTTCTGCCCATACAAGGGCGTGGCCGACTACTACGCGATCGGCGGGACCGCCGGCGCCGCCTGGTCCTGTCGGGACGCCCATGCAGAGGTCGGCCGGGTGTCCTCCATGGTCTCCTTCGAGCCGGACAAGGTCGCCGTGAGTCTCGATGGCCGGCGCCTCGAACCCGCGCCCGGCCAGAGGGTGATTTCCCATGGCGCGGACCGGGGACTCGATGTACACGAGGCACGCGAACCGTCGACGTGA
- a CDS encoding SDR family oxidoreductase gives MSQELRDTTVLVIGRGGGIARATALAARAAGARVVVAGRDQGTLSAAYDDPGITAERVDVTDEGSVEALAERLGEVDHIVSTASARARGLVGDLAQDTVRLSFDVKVIGPMLLAKHFKGRIRDGGSLTVLSGSSARKPVPGMLAVAATNAAADAVVQALAVELAPVRVNAVSPGTIDTGAYDALGEEKKAGLFADRAARNPARRIGTAEDVAGAALFAMTNTFLTGASLPLDGGEPLV, from the coding sequence ATGTCACAGGAGCTTCGGGACACCACAGTGCTCGTCATCGGCCGGGGCGGCGGGATCGCCCGGGCGACCGCGCTGGCGGCACGAGCGGCCGGCGCACGGGTGGTCGTCGCCGGCCGCGATCAGGGGACGCTGTCGGCGGCGTACGACGATCCGGGCATCACGGCGGAGCGCGTGGACGTCACCGACGAGGGGTCCGTCGAGGCCCTGGCGGAGCGGCTCGGCGAGGTCGACCACATCGTCTCGACGGCGTCGGCGCGGGCCCGCGGGCTGGTCGGCGACCTCGCCCAGGACACCGTCCGGCTCTCCTTCGACGTCAAGGTGATCGGTCCGATGCTGCTCGCCAAGCACTTCAAGGGCCGTATTCGCGACGGCGGTTCCCTGACCGTCCTGTCCGGCTCCTCGGCGCGCAAGCCCGTCCCCGGGATGCTCGCGGTGGCCGCCACGAACGCGGCGGCCGACGCCGTCGTCCAGGCGCTGGCCGTGGAGCTCGCGCCCGTGCGCGTGAACGCCGTCTCGCCCGGGACCATCGACACCGGTGCGTACGACGCGCTGGGTGAGGAGAAGAAGGCCGGGCTGTTCGCCGACCGGGCCGCCCGCAACCCGGCACGCCGCATCGGCACCGCGGAGGACGTCGCCGGCGCGGCCCTCTTCGCGATGACGAACACCTTCCTGACGGGCGCCTCGCTCCCCCTCGACGGCGGTGAACCGCTCGTCTGA
- a CDS encoding CGNR zinc finger domain-containing protein, which translates to MRIDEVHEDELLELLNTTPVVNGAQQDLLADDDGARAWLDEHGLEAAGADLRTLRRARDVLQKVVRKQEEPAVLQKFLTATSCVPDIGAEGLEWRLEAPEARMPVVMTVLAWGHLQRAKPGRLRPCANPDCRLFLLDRSKPNKARWCSMTVCGNRMKARRHYARAKENAAD; encoded by the coding sequence ATGAGGATCGACGAAGTCCACGAGGACGAGCTGCTCGAACTGCTCAACACCACCCCCGTGGTGAACGGTGCCCAGCAGGATCTCCTCGCGGACGACGACGGTGCCCGTGCGTGGCTGGACGAGCACGGGCTGGAAGCGGCCGGTGCCGATCTGCGGACGCTCCGCCGCGCCAGGGACGTCCTGCAGAAGGTGGTCAGAAAGCAGGAGGAGCCCGCCGTCCTCCAGAAGTTCCTCACCGCGACCTCCTGCGTGCCCGACATCGGCGCGGAGGGTCTTGAGTGGCGCCTGGAAGCCCCCGAGGCGCGCATGCCGGTCGTCATGACGGTGCTGGCCTGGGGCCATCTGCAGCGGGCCAAGCCGGGCCGGCTGCGGCCCTGCGCGAACCCGGACTGCCGCCTGTTCCTGCTGGACAGGAGCAAACCCAACAAGGCGCGGTGGTGCTCGATGACGGTGTGCGGCAACAGGATGAAGGCCCGCAGGCACTACGCGCGGGCCAAGGAGAACGCGGCGGACTGA
- a CDS encoding carbohydrate ABC transporter permease: MSTLIQPRRTAADGPPGVNGAKLFNRLCAVCMTLFALIWLVPFGWAIVTSLRSDGSITQHPMSPLSGGWSLHAYAYAWDNYPIGTWYLNSLVIAALAVVFTVLFCSMAGFALAFLRFRGRAAVIALVTAGLMLPTEALVLPQFVEYRSLHLLGTYWALVLPSVAAPVSVFIFQAFFKGIPRPLIEAARIDGAGWWRIYRTVCMPICRPAVATVSILTFINSWNAFLWPLLVLNQTSSQTIPVGLASLLSNSNIQYAEVMASSVLGFLPLIAVFLVFQRQIVQGVATTGLK; encoded by the coding sequence TTGAGCACCCTCATCCAGCCGCGGCGCACCGCGGCCGACGGCCCGCCCGGCGTCAACGGCGCGAAACTCTTCAACCGGCTCTGCGCCGTGTGCATGACCCTGTTCGCGCTGATCTGGCTCGTGCCGTTCGGGTGGGCGATCGTCACTTCGCTGCGTTCGGACGGTTCGATCACCCAGCACCCCATGTCCCCGCTGTCCGGCGGCTGGTCCCTGCACGCGTACGCCTACGCCTGGGACAACTACCCGATCGGTACCTGGTACCTCAACAGCCTGGTGATCGCCGCTCTCGCGGTCGTCTTCACCGTCCTGTTCTGCTCGATGGCCGGGTTCGCTCTCGCGTTCCTGCGCTTCCGCGGCCGTGCGGCGGTCATCGCGCTGGTCACGGCGGGGCTCATGCTGCCCACCGAGGCCCTGGTGCTGCCGCAGTTCGTCGAGTACCGGTCCCTGCACCTGCTCGGCACCTACTGGGCCCTGGTGCTGCCATCGGTCGCCGCGCCGGTGTCGGTGTTCATCTTCCAGGCGTTCTTCAAGGGCATCCCGCGCCCCCTGATCGAGGCCGCGCGCATCGACGGGGCCGGCTGGTGGCGCATCTACCGGACGGTGTGCATGCCGATCTGCCGCCCGGCTGTCGCGACCGTGTCGATCCTGACGTTCATCAACTCGTGGAACGCCTTCCTGTGGCCGCTGCTGGTGCTCAACCAGACCTCCTCGCAGACGATCCCCGTGGGCCTCGCGTCGCTACTCAGCAACAGCAATATCCAGTACGCCGAGGTCATGGCGTCCTCGGTCCTCGGGTTCCTGCCGCTCATCGCGGTGTTCCTGGTCTTCCAGCGCCAGATCGTGCAGGGAGTGGCCACGACGGGCCTCAAATAG